One stretch of bacterium DNA includes these proteins:
- a CDS encoding competence/damage-inducible protein A, with amino-acid sequence MPQNESRRLRIALVVVGNEVLSGDTQDTNGHYLAQRLSALGHGLSLIVTIPDTLDAFREYVKPLIPKFDVIFTSGGIGPTHDDITREALADIFGVGIRPHPEAMRALEEFYGERINDNVRRMAHLPEGAELVANVRTGAPGFKIGNVYAFAGVPQIFRDMFDEVAPSLGARPFTKLELLVHIGESRFADVMREAERKFPAAQIGSYPRIGGEYRVKVIVKSEDEAQARECMEFIRAGAEEAERRESGVR; translated from the coding sequence ATGCCGCAAAACGAATCCCGTCGGCTCCGCATCGCGCTCGTCGTAGTCGGAAACGAAGTCCTCTCCGGCGACACGCAGGACACGAACGGCCATTACCTCGCCCAGCGCCTCTCCGCGCTCGGCCACGGGCTTTCGCTCATCGTCACGATTCCGGACACGCTCGACGCTTTCCGGGAGTACGTGAAACCTCTTATCCCGAAGTTCGATGTGATCTTCACCAGCGGCGGGATCGGCCCGACCCACGACGACATCACCCGCGAAGCGCTCGCCGATATTTTCGGCGTCGGAATCCGGCCGCACCCGGAAGCGATGCGCGCGCTGGAAGAATTTTACGGCGAGCGCATAAACGACAACGTTCGCCGGATGGCGCATCTGCCGGAGGGCGCGGAGCTTGTCGCGAACGTGCGGACGGGCGCCCCAGGATTCAAAATCGGCAACGTGTACGCTTTCGCGGGCGTGCCCCAGATTTTCCGGGACATGTTCGACGAGGTAGCGCCGAGCCTGGGCGCGCGGCCGTTCACGAAGCTTGAATTGCTCGTGCATATCGGCGAATCGAGATTCGCGGACGTGATGCGCGAGGCCGAGCGAAAATTCCCGGCCGCGCAAATCGGCAGCTATCCGCGCATCGGCGGGGAATACCGGGTGAAGGTCATCGTCAAATCGGAGGACGAAGCACAGGCGAGGGAGTGCATGGAGTTTATAAGAGCGGGCGCGGAGGAAGCGGAAAGGCGGGAAAGCGGAGTGAGATAG